In a genomic window of Verrucomicrobiota bacterium:
- a CDS encoding DeoR family transcriptional regulator, with product MNVSGYTVRRDLDSMARRGLITRTYGGAVVAGGFTIRGPDHRRESRLRAVALQEAQVRVVVAEDD from the coding sequence CTGAACGTTTCCGGCTACACCGTCCGCCGGGATCTGGACTCTATGGCGCGCCGCGGGCTCATCACCCGAACCTACGGCGGTGCCGTCGTGGCGGGCGGGTTCACGATCCGCGGGCCGGACCACAGAAGGGAATCACGCCTGAGGGCCGTCGCGCTGCAAGAGGCGCAGGTGCGGGTGGTGGTTGCAGAGGATGACTGA